From the Saccharobesus litoralis genome, one window contains:
- a CDS encoding sensor domain-containing diguanylate cyclase: protein MNAINKRKKYVNLSSLRFIYFIILSLIGSLPSVAASETVVAYNHTVLGFMLAAGFASLLLWFITKGIRCLFYGLYIVLAIFWLNSLQPNYNIAINQIGLHWSAPILTALILLSQLFTPTFFRQSNAFLQLIDKVLLYLPASWLLIVWFLPSEWGMMGTLTLALLNIVHLLSLGILTRRYQTVGVDAYLAAWGLPLTTLLYFFVSYLHLAPFVLSVNLAAFCLLGQTVFLAIASASVYGQERNEKLAAQENALQQAKQASEAQQQLIQLQQEQQEELEAMVRERTFELEVTLRELQDKNQELEEKNTLDPLTGIRNRRFFDKKLLAEYRRSRRELSELTVMMLDIDHFKSVNDNYGHQAGDDVIRCVAKIAEQAAKRPSDSVCRYGGEEFSLILPATEPQGAMQIAEAIRRAIAEHPIHTSAGPLSITASLGIATRVASVQFTEKDLLQLADDALYQAKQNGRNRVEVAQDDNNTLKHT, encoded by the coding sequence TTGAACGCTATTAATAAAAGAAAGAAGTACGTAAATCTCAGCAGTTTAAGATTTATTTATTTTATTATTCTCAGTTTGATTGGCTCTTTACCGAGTGTCGCGGCTAGCGAAACGGTTGTGGCTTACAACCATACCGTACTGGGTTTTATGTTAGCAGCAGGCTTTGCCAGTCTACTTTTATGGTTTATCACCAAAGGCATTCGTTGCCTATTTTATGGTTTGTATATTGTACTGGCGATATTTTGGTTAAATAGTTTACAGCCCAATTATAATATAGCGATAAATCAAATAGGCCTTCATTGGTCTGCACCCATACTTACAGCGTTAATTTTACTTAGTCAGTTATTTACCCCAACATTTTTCCGCCAATCAAATGCATTTTTGCAGCTTATCGATAAGGTTTTACTGTATTTACCGGCAAGTTGGTTACTCATTGTTTGGTTTTTACCCAGTGAATGGGGCATGATGGGCACGTTAACTTTAGCTTTGCTTAATATTGTGCACTTATTGAGTTTAGGTATTTTGACTCGTCGTTATCAAACTGTGGGGGTTGATGCGTACCTAGCCGCTTGGGGGTTACCTTTAACTACCCTGTTGTACTTTTTCGTTAGTTATCTGCATTTAGCGCCTTTCGTTTTGTCGGTTAATTTGGCGGCATTCTGTTTATTGGGACAGACGGTGTTTTTGGCAATCGCTTCAGCCTCGGTTTATGGACAAGAAAGAAATGAAAAATTAGCGGCTCAAGAAAATGCTTTGCAACAGGCTAAACAAGCCAGTGAAGCGCAACAGCAGTTGATCCAGCTACAGCAAGAACAACAAGAAGAGCTAGAAGCTATGGTTCGTGAGCGCACGTTTGAATTAGAAGTCACGTTGCGCGAACTACAAGATAAGAATCAAGAGTTAGAAGAAAAAAACACCTTAGATCCACTCACTGGCATTCGTAATCGGCGCTTTTTTGATAAAAAATTGTTAGCTGAATATCGCCGTTCCCGTCGTGAATTATCTGAACTGACGGTGATGATGTTGGATATTGATCACTTCAAATCTGTCAATGATAATTATGGTCATCAAGCTGGGGATGATGTGATTCGATGTGTTGCGAAAATAGCGGAACAAGCTGCAAAAAGGCCATCTGATAGCGTATGTCGTTATGGCGGTGAAGAGTTTTCGTTGATCTTGCCCGCGACCGAACCACAAGGTGCAATGCAGATAGCCGAAGCCATTCGCCGCGCTATTGCAGAACATCCTATTCATACGTCGGCAGGACCATTGTCAATCACAGCTAGTTTAGGCATTGCAACTCGCGTAGCGTCAGTGCAATTTACAGAAAAAGATTTATTGCAATTGGCTGATGACGCTTTGTATCAAGCTAAGCAAAATGGCCGAAATCGTGTAGAAGTTGCGCAAGACGACAATAATACGCTTAAACACACTTAA
- a CDS encoding TatD family hydrolase — translation MLPVFDIGVNLTSSQFAKDCPEVIDSALQAGVAGMMVTGTTLAESQAASQIAQQYPNQLFCTAGVHPHYACEFQPEDLDKLRALHALPHVLAVGECGLDFNRDFSPRDVQQAVFEQQIQLAIALGKPIFMHQRDAHDCFMEVIQPYSQQLKSAVVHCFTGTQQEMQDYLDLGFYIGFTGWICDERRGVEVKALTAQVPDNRLLIETDAPYLLPRDLKPKPKSRRNEPKFLPHILTTIADVRGEAPEALAEQIWHNSQKFLQITL, via the coding sequence ATGTTACCTGTTTTTGATATTGGGGTTAATTTAACCAGTTCGCAGTTTGCCAAAGATTGCCCAGAGGTAATCGACTCTGCTTTACAAGCAGGGGTAGCAGGCATGATGGTCACAGGGACGACATTGGCTGAGTCACAAGCAGCGAGCCAAATAGCCCAGCAATACCCAAATCAATTATTTTGTACCGCCGGAGTTCATCCTCATTATGCTTGTGAGTTTCAACCTGAGGACCTTGATAAACTGCGGGCTTTGCATGCTTTACCGCATGTATTGGCTGTGGGTGAGTGTGGTCTCGATTTTAATCGGGATTTTTCACCACGAGACGTGCAACAAGCGGTATTCGAACAGCAAATTCAGTTGGCAATTGCATTAGGTAAACCCATATTTATGCATCAGCGCGATGCGCATGATTGCTTTATGGAAGTTATTCAGCCATATAGTCAGCAATTGAAAAGTGCCGTTGTGCATTGCTTTACCGGTACTCAGCAGGAAATGCAGGATTATTTAGATTTAGGTTTTTATATCGGTTTTACCGGCTGGATATGCGATGAGCGCCGAGGTGTTGAGGTAAAAGCTTTAACCGCACAAGTGCCTGATAATCGTTTATTAATAGAAACAGACGCTCCCTATTTACTGCCGCGTGATTTAAAGCCCAAGCCTAAGAGTCGTCGTAATGAACCTAAATTTTTACCCCATATATTAACGACAATTGCAGACGTTAGAGGCGAAGCACCGGAAGCATTAGCTGAGCAAATATGGCACAATAGCCAAAAATTTTTACAAATAACCCTTTAA
- the tatC gene encoding twin-arginine translocase subunit TatC — translation MDSEQQPFISHLVELRNRLLRIVYSVLIVFCCLVYFANDIYGYVSKPLLDVMPESTSMIATGVAAPFLTPFKLTMVLSFFVAIPVVLHQIWSFIAPGLYQHEKRLIAPLLVTSSLLFYAGIAFAYYVVFPLAFEFFTTIAPEGVTIATDISSYLDFVLKIFFAFGLAFEIPIAIILMVWAGVTTADKLIEKRPYVVVGVFVIGMLLTPPDVISQTLLAIPMWLLFEVGVIFSRFYRPRDEAQADVQE, via the coding sequence ATGGACAGTGAACAACAACCCTTTATTAGCCACTTAGTTGAGTTACGCAATCGCCTTTTGCGTATTGTGTATTCTGTACTTATTGTATTTTGCTGTTTGGTATATTTTGCTAATGATATTTATGGCTATGTATCTAAGCCTTTATTAGATGTTATGCCTGAATCAACCAGCATGATAGCAACCGGTGTGGCTGCACCGTTTTTAACCCCGTTTAAGTTAACCATGGTGTTATCTTTTTTTGTTGCTATTCCTGTGGTTTTGCATCAAATATGGAGCTTTATCGCCCCAGGTTTGTATCAGCATGAAAAACGTTTAATTGCCCCTTTGCTAGTAACCTCATCTTTATTATTTTATGCCGGCATTGCGTTTGCTTATTACGTTGTTTTTCCTTTAGCGTTTGAATTTTTTACTACCATTGCACCTGAAGGTGTCACTATTGCTACAGATATCAGTAGCTATCTTGATTTTGTGCTCAAAATATTTTTTGCATTTGGTTTAGCATTTGAGATCCCTATTGCCATTATCTTGATGGTTTGGGCTGGCGTGACAACGGCTGATAAGCTAATTGAAAAGCGCCCTTATGTGGTTGTTGGTGTATTTGTGATAGGTATGTTGCTAACCCCTCCCGATGTGATTTCTCAAACGTTATTGGCGATACCTATGTGGCTGCTATTTGAAGTCGGTGTCATTTTTAGTCGTTTTTATCGCCCTCGCGATGAAGCGCAAGCTGACGTGCAAGAATAA
- the dtd gene encoding D-aminoacyl-tRNA deacylase, translating into MKALLQRVAHAEVVVDGQIVGKIDQGILVLLGVEKGDDDAKAKRMAERVAGYRLFEDQAGKTNLSVKDIAGSLLVVSQFTLAADTRKGMRPSFSNAAEPALAEQLYLNFVEYAKQQGVPVQTGTFRADMKVSLLNDGPVTLWLEL; encoded by the coding sequence ATGAAAGCATTATTACAGCGTGTAGCGCACGCCGAAGTAGTTGTTGATGGGCAAATCGTTGGCAAAATAGATCAAGGTATTCTGGTATTGTTGGGTGTCGAAAAGGGCGACGACGATGCGAAAGCTAAGCGTATGGCTGAACGAGTAGCTGGTTATCGTTTGTTTGAAGATCAAGCTGGCAAAACCAACTTAAGTGTTAAAGATATAGCGGGTAGTTTACTAGTCGTATCCCAATTCACATTAGCAGCGGATACGCGTAAAGGCATGCGCCCCAGTTTTTCTAATGCAGCTGAGCCAGCGTTAGCAGAGCAATTGTATTTAAATTTTGTTGAATACGCGAAACAACAAGGTGTACCCGTACAAACTGGAACATTCAGAGCGGATATGAAAGTCAGTTTGCTAAACGATGGACCAGTGACGCTTTGGTTGGAGTTATAG
- a CDS encoding YihY family inner membrane protein, whose translation MKLALRAFWLKCQQDQIALAAGHLSFISLLGLVPFFVISLSLLNSLPGFSDRVNDLESVLVQHMLPEASQQIVAYLHDSIAALDTISELSIVALFVIVFSLLRNVDQQINRVFCKGNCRSLRRSLVVYFSILLFGSILLAASFVLTSIVAASSFVSQWLPSWVMVLASGFLPILLSVAFFMLLYYGLPLTPVKFLAALQGALLASLLFEGCKWLFNLYLLYVPTYNELYGSLAILPIFCLWLYVMWNLVLLGAQWVYWFNSRLN comes from the coding sequence ATGAAGTTAGCGTTGCGCGCATTTTGGTTAAAGTGCCAGCAAGATCAGATTGCTTTAGCGGCAGGGCATTTATCCTTCATTTCATTGCTCGGTTTAGTGCCTTTTTTTGTTATTTCTTTATCCTTACTCAATTCTTTACCCGGCTTTTCTGATCGGGTTAACGATCTAGAATCGGTATTGGTACAGCACATGTTGCCCGAAGCGAGTCAGCAAATCGTCGCTTACTTACATGATTCCATTGCCGCGTTGGATACCATCTCTGAGTTAAGTATTGTGGCATTATTCGTGATTGTGTTTTCGTTATTACGTAACGTTGATCAACAAATTAATCGAGTGTTTTGCAAAGGCAACTGTCGTTCATTGCGCCGTTCTTTGGTGGTTTATTTTAGTATCTTGCTATTTGGCTCTATTTTATTAGCTGCCAGTTTTGTCTTGACCTCGATCGTGGCTGCGTCGAGTTTTGTCAGTCAATGGCTGCCGAGCTGGGTTATGGTACTCGCTTCTGGCTTTTTACCCATCTTGTTATCTGTCGCTTTCTTCATGCTGCTATACTATGGATTACCGTTAACGCCCGTTAAGTTTCTTGCCGCGTTGCAAGGTGCTTTGTTAGCAAGCTTGCTGTTTGAAGGTTGTAAGTGGCTGTTTAATTTATATTTACTTTATGTGCCCACTTATAATGAGCTGTATGGTTCGTTAGCCATTTTGCCTATATTTTGCCTTTGGCTGTATGTCATGTGGAATTTAGTGCTGTTGGGAGCGCAATGGGTGTATTGGTTTAATTCTCGCTTGAATTAA
- the tatB gene encoding Sec-independent protein translocase protein TatB, translated as MFDIGFWELVFIGVIALLVLGPDKLPGAIRSFSKFVSSFKQTVNSVKSEINHELRVHELHEQLKQAEQKGMQNLTGRESNAVAELEQAAKEVNSTIQSVQKEVNKDTNGQ; from the coding sequence GTGTTTGATATTGGATTTTGGGAGCTCGTTTTTATTGGAGTGATCGCGCTACTGGTGTTAGGGCCGGATAAGTTACCCGGTGCGATCCGCTCGTTCAGTAAATTTGTAAGCTCATTTAAGCAAACGGTTAATTCGGTTAAATCTGAGATAAACCACGAGTTGCGTGTGCATGAGTTACACGAACAACTTAAGCAAGCCGAGCAAAAAGGCATGCAAAATTTAACGGGACGTGAATCCAATGCAGTAGCTGAACTGGAGCAAGCTGCAAAGGAAGTTAATTCCACTATCCAATCTGTACAAAAAGAAGTGAATAAAGATACAAATGGACAGTGA
- the hemB gene encoding porphobilinogen synthase, with the protein MTNLFNQFPASRKRRMRADDFSRRLMAENQLSVNDLIYPVFVVEGKNRVETVDSMPGVERKSIDLLLKEAEELVSLGVPAVAIFPVVDESMKSLEAEEAYASDGLAQKAIRALKTEFPQLGVISDVALDPFTEHGQDGIIDENGYVLNDKTVEVLVKQALSHAEAGVDIVAPSDMMDGRIGAIRQALEDAGHINTKILAYSAKYASSYYGPFRDAVGSAGNLKGGNKYSYQMDPANGQEALHEVAQDLLEGADMVMVKPGMPYLDIVRQVKDNFAVPTFAYQVSGEYAMHMAAIQNGWLEEKSCVLESLLAFKRAGADGILTYFALQAARWLNEK; encoded by the coding sequence ATGACAAACCTTTTTAATCAGTTTCCAGCATCACGCAAACGTAGAATGCGTGCCGATGACTTCTCTCGTCGATTAATGGCTGAGAATCAGTTAAGTGTAAATGATTTGATTTACCCCGTTTTTGTGGTTGAAGGTAAAAATCGTGTTGAAACGGTAGATTCCATGCCGGGTGTTGAGCGTAAGTCGATTGATTTACTGTTAAAAGAAGCGGAAGAGTTAGTGAGCCTTGGCGTGCCTGCGGTTGCTATATTTCCGGTTGTTGATGAATCAATGAAATCATTAGAAGCGGAAGAGGCTTACGCCAGTGATGGCTTGGCGCAAAAAGCTATTCGTGCTTTAAAAACCGAGTTTCCTCAACTTGGTGTGATCAGCGATGTTGCATTAGACCCATTTACCGAACATGGGCAAGACGGCATTATTGATGAAAATGGCTATGTACTCAATGATAAAACGGTTGAAGTATTAGTTAAGCAAGCGCTATCACATGCTGAGGCCGGAGTTGATATTGTTGCACCATCTGACATGATGGATGGCAGAATTGGCGCTATTCGCCAAGCGTTAGAAGACGCGGGGCATATCAATACCAAAATACTCGCCTATTCAGCTAAATATGCATCAAGTTATTATGGGCCGTTTCGTGATGCCGTTGGCTCGGCTGGCAATTTAAAAGGCGGCAATAAATATAGTTACCAAATGGATCCAGCCAATGGTCAAGAAGCATTGCATGAAGTCGCGCAGGATCTACTCGAAGGTGCTGATATGGTGATGGTTAAACCTGGAATGCCCTATTTAGATATTGTACGCCAAGTTAAAGACAACTTTGCCGTGCCGACATTTGCTTATCAGGTATCAGGTGAATATGCCATGCACATGGCGGCAATCCAAAATGGCTGGTTAGAAGAAAAGTCTTGTGTTTTAGAATCGCTATTAGCTTTTAAACGTGCAGGCGCTGACGGTATTTTAACTTACTTCGCACTGCAAGCTGCACGTTGGCTAAACGAAAAGTAA
- the pip gene encoding prolyl aminopeptidase: MVYPQIKPNDTEWLNVGDGHEIYIEHSGNPDGLPVIYIHGGPGGGSSPIYRSLFDPTIYRIIQFDQRGCGQSKPLLSLQNNNTASLIADIERIRQHLAIDKWLVCGGSWGTTLALLYALQHTERVSGMILRGIFLARQQDIDWLYGDAGAARLFPDYYQQFQQPIANDNRSPIQAYWPLLNSDNQLQQLNAARQWSLWEYRISRLTFAQSTEAELVEPHLCLPMALLECHYFLNHSFIEENYILNNIGKLNAIPATVIHGRYDAVCDVGQAWQLAEKWQSCKLMIVPEAGHSIAEPQIAAAFCQATRAMAKYMQEQGC; encoded by the coding sequence ATGGTATACCCACAAATTAAGCCTAATGATACCGAGTGGTTAAATGTTGGCGACGGACATGAAATATATATAGAACATTCAGGTAATCCGGATGGCTTACCGGTTATTTATATTCATGGTGGTCCTGGTGGTGGTAGCTCGCCTATCTATCGCAGTTTGTTTGACCCAACAATTTATCGCATTATTCAATTTGACCAGCGCGGCTGTGGCCAATCTAAACCCTTGCTGTCTTTACAGAACAATAATACAGCAAGTTTAATTGCTGATATTGAGCGTATTCGGCAACATTTAGCTATCGACAAATGGTTAGTCTGTGGCGGCTCATGGGGCACCACGTTAGCCTTATTATATGCTTTGCAGCATACCGAACGTGTGTCTGGTATGATTTTGCGCGGTATCTTTTTAGCGCGACAGCAAGACATCGATTGGTTATACGGTGATGCTGGCGCGGCTCGCTTATTTCCTGATTATTATCAGCAATTTCAACAACCGATAGCCAATGATAATCGGAGTCCTATTCAAGCTTATTGGCCATTATTGAATTCAGATAATCAGTTGCAACAATTAAACGCTGCTCGGCAATGGTCATTGTGGGAATATCGTATTTCCCGTTTAACTTTTGCGCAAAGCACCGAAGCTGAGCTCGTCGAGCCGCATTTGTGTTTACCTATGGCTTTGTTGGAATGTCATTATTTTCTTAATCACAGCTTTATTGAGGAAAACTATATACTGAACAATATCGGTAAGCTTAATGCGATCCCAGCTACGGTGATCCATGGTCGTTATGACGCTGTGTGTGATGTTGGACAGGCTTGGCAACTGGCTGAAAAATGGCAAAGTTGTAAATTAATGATAGTGCCAGAAGCCGGACACTCTATTGCCGAACCCCAAATTGCTGCGGCTTTTTGCCAAGCCACTCGGGCGATGGCCAAATATATGCAAGAGCAAGGTTGTTAG
- the tatA gene encoding Sec-independent protein translocase subunit TatA has translation MGGISIWQLLIILLIVVLVFGSKKLSSLGKDLGGAVKGFKDELTPEEKAQEAVKTVEDKTDNKAESVKAEEKSKAE, from the coding sequence ATGGGCGGCATTAGCATTTGGCAATTATTAATCATTTTACTTATCGTTGTGCTGGTATTTGGTTCAAAAAAGCTCAGTTCTTTAGGTAAAGATTTGGGTGGCGCAGTGAAAGGCTTTAAGGATGAATTAACACCTGAAGAAAAAGCCCAAGAAGCGGTAAAAACCGTGGAAGATAAAACTGACAATAAAGCCGAATCTGTAAAAGCAGAAGAGAAATCTAAAGCAGAGTAA